In Fusobacterium massiliense, a single window of DNA contains:
- a CDS encoding HU family DNA-binding protein has product MTKKEFINVFAEKGGLKKNEAERLVGAFLETVEEALVKGELVRFIGFGSWEVKERAAREVMNPQTQKKIKVGAKKVVKFKVGQTLADKVAANATAKKATKKK; this is encoded by the coding sequence ATGACAAAAAAAGAATTTATCAATGTATTTGCTGAAAAAGGTGGATTGAAAAAAAATGAAGCTGAAAGATTAGTAGGAGCTTTCTTAGAAACTGTTGAAGAAGCTCTAGTAAAAGGAGAATTAGTAAGATTCATAGGATTTGGTTCTTGGGAAGTAAAAGAAAGAGCTGCAAGAGAAGTAATGAATCCACAAACTCAAAAGAAAATTAAAGTAGGAGCTAAAAAAGTAGTTAAATTTAAAGTTGGACAAACTTTAGCTGATAAAGTTGCTGCAAATGCAACTGCTAAAAAAGCAACTAAGAAAAAATAA
- a CDS encoding Fe-S-containing protein, with protein MLKFYIDVVNYLTIFAFLIGILTALLIKNKNTFISISVGILSIIGLGSSIAMTVFKQLYPQKMVKISLLYNRRSLAIGMIFILIVLLVEIIGVLFKEEKGRKMIKSLSYVSIVFMTIAIWLLAFTIFPQVYAMTKEFVAFGEDSFGTQSLLRLGGYLLGLITVFLISLSVQKIYFKLSEMKGKLFSLFIILIASFDFFLRGIAALARLRILRANNEFVFNVMILEDKGGTYIISLFVILAVVFSFYLFRSSLKVIGTFKNNAMLRKEKARLKNNRSWAMTLIFFSVITVFSVTVVHAHINKPVELTPAQPYREEGNTIIIPLTDVEDGHLHRFSYISEGHNVRFIVVKKPKGGSYGVGLDACDICGLAGYYERNDEVVCKRCDVVMNKSTIGFKGGCNPVPFEYEIRDKKIMIDKSVLDKEKDRFPVGD; from the coding sequence ATGTTAAAATTTTATATCGATGTGGTAAATTATCTTACTATATTTGCATTTTTAATTGGAATTTTAACTGCACTATTAATAAAAAATAAAAATACTTTTATAAGTATAAGTGTAGGGATACTTTCAATAATTGGACTGGGAAGTTCAATAGCAATGACAGTATTTAAACAATTATACCCACAGAAAATGGTAAAGATTTCATTATTATATAATAGAAGGTCTTTGGCTATTGGAATGATTTTTATATTAATAGTTTTATTGGTTGAGATAATAGGAGTGCTTTTTAAAGAAGAAAAAGGAAGAAAAATGATAAAATCCTTATCCTATGTATCCATAGTTTTTATGACGATTGCTATATGGTTGTTAGCTTTTACAATTTTTCCACAAGTTTATGCTATGACAAAAGAATTTGTAGCTTTTGGAGAAGATTCTTTTGGAACACAATCATTATTGAGGTTAGGAGGATATTTACTAGGTTTAATAACAGTATTTTTAATTAGTCTTTCTGTTCAAAAAATATATTTTAAATTGAGTGAAATGAAAGGAAAACTATTTTCGTTATTTATAATATTGATAGCAAGTTTTGACTTTTTTTTGAGAGGAATAGCTGCACTTGCAAGGCTTAGAATATTAAGAGCAAACAATGAATTTGTTTTTAATGTAATGATACTTGAAGATAAAGGTGGAACATATATAATATCTTTATTTGTTATATTAGCAGTAGTATTTTCTTTCTATCTATTTAGAAGTAGTTTAAAGGTAATAGGAACATTCAAAAATAATGCTATGCTTAGAAAAGAAAAAGCAAGATTGAAAAATAATAGAAGCTGGGCTATGACTTTAATATTTTTCTCGGTTATTACAGTGTTTTCTGTAACTGTAGTACATGCCCATATAAATAAACCTGTGGAACTTACTCCAGCTCAACCATATCGAGAAGAAGGAAATACTATTATAATTCCTTTAACTGATGTTGAAGATGGACATTTACACAGATTTTCATATATTTCAGAAGGACATAATGTAAGATTTATTGTTGTAAAGAAACCTAAAGGTGGAAGTTATGGAGTAGGACTAGATGCCTGTGATATTTGTGGACTTGCTGGATATTACGAAAGAAATGATGAAGTTGTTTGTAAGCGTTGTGATGTGGTAATGAATAAATCTACCATTGGTTTTAAAGGTGGATGTAACCCAGTGCCATTTGAGTATGAAATAAGAGATAAAAAAATTATGATAGATAAATCGGTTCTTGATAAAGAAAAGGATCGTTTTCCAGTAGGTGATTAA
- a CDS encoding RluA family pseudouridine synthase produces the protein MIEFIIDEEYENVRIDRFLRKNLNISLSEVYKLLRKAKIKVNNKKVSQDYRIQLNDIIAIYLPNSCIQTKEINFVDLTLDRKNSLEKMIVYEDENLFIVNKPFGEIVHRGSGHDISLLEEYRAYFQNINVNFVNRIDKLTSGLVIATKNIRTAREIATEIQNGNIIKKYYILVHGDITEEEFTITNFLKKEDEKVVVSDVELEGYKIAITYYKKIENIKNKYSLLEATLETGRTHQLRVQLSNKGHSIVGDTKYGINDNEEKMYLFSYYLKINIYNIEINLEIPKFFMDK, from the coding sequence ATGATAGAATTCATTATTGATGAAGAGTATGAGAATGTTAGAATAGATAGATTTTTAAGAAAAAATTTGAATATTTCACTTTCAGAAGTATATAAGTTGTTAAGAAAAGCTAAAATAAAAGTTAATAATAAAAAGGTTTCTCAAGATTATAGAATACAGTTAAATGATATAATAGCAATTTATCTTCCTAATTCTTGTATTCAAACTAAAGAGATTAATTTTGTAGACTTAACATTAGATAGAAAAAATAGTTTAGAAAAAATGATTGTATATGAAGATGAAAATTTATTTATTGTAAATAAGCCATTTGGAGAAATAGTTCATAGGGGTAGTGGACATGATATTTCCTTATTAGAAGAATATAGAGCATATTTTCAAAATATAAATGTAAATTTTGTAAACAGAATAGATAAATTAACTTCCGGACTTGTTATAGCAACAAAAAATATTAGAACAGCTAGAGAAATAGCAACTGAAATTCAAAATGGGAATATTATAAAAAAATATTATATTTTAGTTCACGGAGATATAACAGAGGAAGAATTTACAATTACTAATTTTTTAAAAAAAGAAGATGAAAAAGTCGTTGTATCAGATGTTGAATTAGAGGGTTACAAAATAGCAATAACTTATTATAAAAAAATAGAAAACATAAAAAATAAATATAGTTTATTGGAAGCTACTTTAGAAACTGGAAGAACTCATCAGTTGAGAGTGCAGTTGTCAAACAAAGGACATTCAATAGTTGGTGATACTAAGTATGGAATAAATGATAATGAAGAAAAAATGTATTTATTTTCATACTATTTAAAAATAAATATTTATAATATTGAAATAAACTTAGAAATACCAAAATTTTTCATGGATAAATAA
- a CDS encoding ABC transporter permease: MFWRMVRGTLFRQRSKMLMIAFTVALGVSLATAMMNVMLGVGDKVNKELKTYGANITVMHKDASILDDLYGISGETVSNKFLIESEIPKIKQIFWGFAILDFAPYLERTGEIEGISNKIKIYGTWFDKHMVMPTGEEVDAGIKNLKTWWEVKGEWLSEDDLDKVMLGSLIAGKYNINIGDKIKVKGSKSEKELIVKGIINSGGDDDQTIYMNLKNVQDLYGLEDKVSMLEVSALTTPDNDLAKKAAQDPNSLTISEYETWYCTAYVSTISYQIQEVLSDSVAKPNRQVAESEGTILNKTELLMLLICILSSFASALGISNLITASVIERSQEIGLIKAIGGTSRRIIILILTEVVLTGILGGIFGYIAGIGFTQIIGKTVFSSYISPAVIVIPIDIALVFAVTILGSIPAIKYLLTLKPTEVLHGR, from the coding sequence ATGTTTTGGAGAATGGTAAGAGGAACATTATTTAGGCAAAGAAGTAAAATGCTTATGATAGCATTTACAGTTGCACTTGGAGTATCTTTAGCAACGGCGATGATGAATGTTATGCTTGGAGTTGGAGATAAAGTAAATAAAGAATTAAAAACATATGGTGCTAATATAACAGTAATGCATAAAGACGCATCAATATTAGATGACTTATATGGTATTAGTGGTGAAACAGTTTCAAATAAATTTTTAATAGAATCTGAAATACCTAAAATAAAACAAATATTTTGGGGATTTGCAATTTTAGATTTTGCTCCTTATTTAGAAAGAACAGGAGAAATAGAAGGAATTAGTAATAAAATAAAAATCTATGGTACTTGGTTTGATAAACACATGGTTATGCCGACAGGAGAAGAAGTAGATGCCGGTATAAAAAATCTTAAAACTTGGTGGGAAGTTAAAGGAGAATGGCTAAGTGAAGATGATTTAGATAAAGTTATGCTAGGTAGTCTTATAGCAGGTAAATATAATATAAATATTGGGGATAAAATAAAAGTTAAAGGCTCAAAGAGTGAAAAAGAACTTATTGTAAAAGGAATTATAAATTCTGGTGGAGATGATGACCAAACAATTTATATGAATTTAAAAAATGTTCAAGATTTATATGGCTTAGAAGATAAGGTATCTATGCTTGAAGTTTCGGCTCTAACAACTCCTGATAATGATTTAGCAAAAAAAGCCGCTCAAGATCCGAATAGTTTAACTATATCTGAGTATGAAACTTGGTATTGTACAGCTTATGTAAGTACAATAAGTTATCAAATCCAAGAAGTTTTATCAGATAGTGTAGCAAAACCAAATAGACAAGTTGCAGAGTCTGAAGGGACTATACTTAACAAAACAGAATTATTGATGTTATTGATTTGTATATTGAGTTCATTTGCTTCTGCACTAGGAATTTCAAATTTAATCACAGCTTCAGTTATAGAAAGAAGTCAAGAAATTGGACTTATAAAGGCTATCGGTGGAACAAGTAGAAGAATAATAATACTTATTCTTACAGAGGTTGTATTAACGGGGATATTAGGAGGAATTTTTGGATATATTGCAGGAATAGGGTTTACACAAATAATTGGTAAAACTGTATTTTCATCATATATAAGTCCAGCAGTTATAGTTATACCAATAGATATTGCTCTTGTATTTGCAGTTACAATACTTGGAAGTATTCCAGCTATTAAGTATTTGTTAACTTTAAAACCAACAGAAGTTTTACATGGAAGATAA
- the dut gene encoding dUTP diphosphatase, producing MKKIQVKVVREEGVTLPKYETEGSAGLDVRANIKEPIVLKSLEKVLIPTGLKVAIPEGYEIQVRPRSGLAIKHGITMLNSPGTVDSDYRGELKVIAVNLSNESYTIEPNERIAQLVLNKVEQIDFIEVAELDETERGEGGFGHTGK from the coding sequence ATGAAAAAAATTCAAGTAAAAGTTGTTAGAGAAGAAGGAGTAACTTTACCTAAGTATGAAACAGAAGGTTCAGCCGGTTTAGATGTTAGAGCTAATATAAAAGAACCAATAGTCTTAAAAAGTTTAGAAAAAGTCTTAATTCCCACAGGATTAAAAGTTGCAATTCCTGAAGGATATGAAATACAAGTTAGACCTAGAAGTGGATTAGCAATAAAACATGGAATAACTATGCTTAATTCTCCAGGTACTGTTGACAGTGATTATAGAGGAGAATTAAAAGTGATTGCTGTGAATTTAAGTAATGAAAGCTATACAATAGAACCTAACGAAAGAATAGCACAATTAGTTTTGAATAAGGTTGAACAAATTGATTTTATTGAAGTTGCTGAGTTGGACGAAACAGAAAGAGGAGAAGGTGGCTTCGGACATACTGGAAAATAA
- a CDS encoding LptF/LptG family permease, with translation MMKKLDIYISKYFIKYFLMNIVAFMGIFLLAQMFRIIKYINQGKLVGISQIFDYVVNLLPKMFVETTPLAILLAGLITISIMASNLEIVSLKTAGIKFSRIVRAPLIIAFVISLFVFFVNNSIYTKSLAKINFYRKGEEGVSLKLPVTKDNAFLINSTDKHIYLMQNINRESGIATDVEVITYETEISEPTEVITAKEAKYDNEKKSWLFKDVNIYNVSTKETVTKKEYQSERYSDAPDNFIRMSAEDPRMLTIKELKKTIKEQANIGEDTRIYLAELAKRYAFPFASFIVAFIGLSVSSRYVRGGRTTLNLVICVVAGYGYYIVSGAFEAMSLNGILNPFIATWIPNIIYLIIGLYFMNKAEY, from the coding sequence ATAATGAAAAAATTAGATATATATATAAGTAAATATTTTATAAAATATTTTTTAATGAATATAGTTGCATTTATGGGAATTTTTTTACTAGCCCAGATGTTTAGAATAATAAAGTATATAAATCAAGGTAAATTGGTAGGAATTTCACAAATATTTGACTATGTAGTTAATTTATTACCAAAAATGTTTGTTGAAACAACTCCTTTAGCAATTTTACTTGCTGGTCTTATTACCATAAGTATAATGGCAAGTAACTTAGAAATAGTATCTTTAAAAACAGCAGGGATAAAATTTTCAAGAATAGTTAGAGCCCCCTTAATAATAGCTTTTGTTATATCTTTGTTTGTATTTTTTGTAAACAATTCTATATATACAAAGTCTTTAGCTAAAATTAATTTTTATAGAAAAGGAGAAGAAGGAGTTTCTTTAAAATTGCCTGTGACTAAAGATAATGCATTTTTAATTAATTCAACAGATAAACATATTTATTTAATGCAAAATATAAATAGAGAAAGTGGTATAGCAACAGATGTTGAAGTAATAACTTATGAAACAGAGATATCTGAACCAACTGAAGTTATAACTGCAAAAGAAGCAAAATATGATAATGAAAAAAAATCTTGGCTATTTAAAGATGTAAATATTTACAATGTATCAACAAAAGAAACGGTTACAAAAAAAGAATATCAATCTGAAAGGTATAGTGATGCCCCTGATAATTTTATAAGAATGTCAGCAGAAGACCCGAGAATGCTTACTATTAAAGAGCTAAAGAAAACTATAAAAGAGCAGGCTAATATAGGAGAAGATACAAGAATTTATCTAGCAGAGCTAGCTAAAAGATATGCTTTTCCCTTTGCAAGTTTTATAGTAGCTTTTATAGGACTTTCAGTTAGTAGTAGATATGTTAGAGGAGGAAGAACAACTCTAAATTTAGTAATATGTGTTGTTGCAGGTTATGGATATTATATTGTATCAGGAGCTTTTGAAGCTATGAGCTTAAATGGAATATTGAATCCTTTTATAGCAACATGGATACCTAATATAATATACCTTATAATAGGCTTGTATTTTATGAATAAAGCTGAATACTGA
- a CDS encoding CvpA family protein — translation MQVDILIFIILLIGILSGMKNGIFVEIISVFGFAINIMMTKIYTPVVLRFLKRSEITFTNNYVITYVVTFITVYLVMSMVLLFVKKAFKGLNAGLFSRLMGAVAGFVKGLIISLVILLVYTYAIKLVPSFEKYSRNSIAITIFYEILPNFENFIPDILLEDFNRNATTKIIEKNINTLL, via the coding sequence GTGCAGGTAGATATTTTAATTTTTATAATTCTATTAATAGGAATTTTAAGTGGAATGAAAAATGGAATATTTGTAGAAATTATATCAGTTTTTGGATTTGCAATAAATATAATGATGACAAAAATTTATACTCCTGTAGTTCTAAGATTTTTGAAAAGATCGGAGATAACTTTTACAAATAACTATGTAATAACTTATGTTGTAACATTTATAACAGTTTATTTGGTAATGTCTATGGTTTTATTATTTGTAAAAAAGGCATTTAAAGGATTAAATGCAGGTCTTTTTAGTAGACTTATGGGTGCCGTTGCAGGTTTTGTAAAGGGATTGATTATATCCTTAGTAATATTGTTAGTTTATACTTATGCAATAAAATTAGTACCTTCATTTGAAAAATATTCTCGTAATAGTATAGCAATAACTATCTTTTATGAAATATTACCTAATTTTGAAAATTTTATTCCAGATATTTTATTAGAAGATTTTAATAGAAATGCAACAACAAAAATTATTGAAAAGAATATAAATACTTTGTTATAA
- a CDS encoding LptF/LptG family permease: MKILNKYILEELKGPIILSIFIFTFIFLLDIIVTMMEHIIVKGISILNVLRLLSFYVPPILTQTIPIGIFLGIMICFTKFSRNSESVAMVSIGTSIRSILKPILAIALVSSIFILFLQESIIPRSFIKLKYVGAKIAYENPVFQLKEKTFIDNLDQYSLYVDEVKSDGKAKNIIAFEKAEKGKFPMLLVGKEAFWKDNAIVLKDSEFISFDETGKKNLFGTFDEKRVVLAAYFQDINLKIKDVEALSITQLIKDLKDVSEEDKLQYRIEIFRKLALIFSTIPLAVIGFSLSLGHHRISKKYSFLIAMLIIFTYIIFLNVGIVMASSGRIAPFIATWTPNILLYILAYILYRVKEKRGI, translated from the coding sequence ATGAAAATATTAAATAAATATATATTAGAAGAATTAAAAGGACCAATAATTTTATCAATTTTTATTTTTACTTTTATTTTTTTATTGGATATTATAGTAACAATGATGGAACATATTATTGTAAAAGGAATATCGATTTTAAATGTATTAAGACTTTTATCATTTTATGTACCTCCTATACTAACTCAAACAATTCCAATAGGAATATTTTTAGGGATAATGATATGTTTTACAAAATTTAGTAGAAATAGTGAATCAGTAGCTATGGTTTCTATTGGGACATCGATAAGAAGTATATTAAAGCCAATACTAGCTATTGCATTAGTTTCATCAATTTTTATTTTATTTTTACAAGAGAGTATAATCCCAAGATCATTTATAAAGTTAAAATACGTCGGTGCAAAAATAGCTTATGAAAATCCGGTTTTTCAACTGAAAGAAAAAACTTTTATAGACAATTTAGATCAGTACAGTTTATATGTTGATGAAGTAAAATCTGATGGGAAAGCTAAAAATATAATAGCATTTGAAAAAGCAGAAAAAGGGAAATTTCCAATGTTATTAGTAGGAAAAGAAGCTTTTTGGAAAGATAATGCTATTGTTTTAAAAGATTCAGAGTTTATAAGTTTTGATGAAACTGGGAAGAAAAATTTATTTGGAACATTTGATGAGAAAAGAGTTGTTTTAGCTGCATACTTTCAAGATATAAATTTAAAAATAAAAGATGTTGAAGCTTTAAGTATAACTCAGTTAATAAAAGATTTAAAAGATGTGAGTGAAGAAGATAAATTACAGTATAGAATAGAGATTTTTAGAAAATTAGCTCTAATTTTTTCAACAATTCCTTTAGCTGTTATAGGGTTTTCTCTTTCATTAGGACATCATAGAATATCAAAAAAATATTCATTTTTAATAGCAATGTTAATAATTTTTACATATATTATATTTTTAAATGTAGGAATAGTTATGGCAAGTTCTGGTAGAATAGCACCTTTTATTGCAACATGGACACCAAATATACTTTTATATATACTAGCTTATATATTATATAGAGTAAAGGAAAAGAGAGGTATATAA
- a CDS encoding NCS2 family permease, with the protein MEFLAKFFKVSERNSTISREVMGGITTFLAMSYIIIVNPSILALSGMEKGALITITCLASFLGTFIAGVWANSPIALAPGMGLNAFFTYTLVMERGVPWETGLGIVFLSGVFFLILSIGGIRERIANSIPVPLRLAVGGGIGLFIAFIGLKSMGIIVANQATFVGIGEFTKTTCISLIGLFIIAVMEIKQMKGGILIGIIVTTVLAVVIGDVTLPTQMISLPPSPLPIMFKLDILSAMKLTLVGPIFSFMFVDLFDSLGTLISCSKEMGLVNEKGEVKNLGRMLYVDATSTIFGSVMGTSTVTAFVESAAGIMVGARTGLAALITSLGFLLALFFTPLISIVPGYATAPALIIVGIFMFRQMASLDFKDFRILLPAFITTFTMPLTYSISTGLALGFLSYIIIHFLIGDFKKLNIPLLFIGLVSLLHLLV; encoded by the coding sequence ATGGAATTTTTGGCAAAATTTTTTAAAGTATCTGAAAGAAACAGTACAATTTCTCGTGAGGTGATGGGAGGAATTACAACATTTTTAGCAATGTCGTATATTATAATTGTTAACCCTTCGATACTTGCACTTTCTGGAATGGAAAAGGGAGCTTTGATAACAATAACTTGTTTAGCATCATTTTTAGGAACATTTATAGCTGGAGTATGGGCTAATTCACCTATAGCTCTTGCACCTGGAATGGGGCTTAATGCTTTCTTTACTTATACGCTTGTAATGGAAAGAGGAGTACCTTGGGAGACAGGTTTAGGAATTGTATTTTTATCAGGAGTTTTCTTTTTGATTTTATCTATAGGTGGAATAAGAGAAAGAATAGCTAATTCAATTCCAGTACCATTAAGACTAGCAGTTGGTGGAGGAATTGGTCTATTTATAGCTTTTATAGGTTTAAAATCTATGGGTATTATAGTTGCAAACCAAGCAACATTTGTTGGTATAGGAGAATTTACTAAAACAACTTGTATTTCACTTATAGGTTTATTTATTATAGCTGTAATGGAAATAAAACAAATGAAAGGTGGAATATTGATAGGAATAATAGTAACCACTGTTTTAGCAGTAGTTATAGGAGATGTAACTTTACCTACTCAAATGATATCATTACCTCCAAGTCCATTACCAATAATGTTTAAATTAGATATTTTATCAGCTATGAAATTAACATTAGTTGGACCTATATTTTCATTTATGTTTGTTGATTTATTTGACTCACTAGGAACTTTAATTAGTTGCTCAAAAGAAATGGGACTTGTAAATGAAAAAGGAGAAGTTAAAAATTTGGGAAGAATGCTATATGTCGATGCAACTTCAACAATTTTTGGTTCTGTAATGGGAACATCAACTGTAACAGCTTTTGTTGAATCAGCAGCTGGAATTATGGTTGGAGCTAGAACAGGTCTTGCAGCACTAATAACTTCTTTAGGTTTCTTGCTTGCATTATTTTTCACTCCTTTAATAAGTATAGTTCCTGGGTATGCAACAGCTCCAGCACTTATCATTGTAGGAATTTTTATGTTTAGACAAATGGCTTCTTTAGATTTTAAAGACTTTAGAATATTATTGCCAGCGTTCATTACAACATTTACTATGCCACTAACTTATAGTATTAGTACAGGTTTAGCTTTAGGATTCCTATCATATATAATTATACATTTTTTAATAGGAGATTTTAAAAAGTTAAATATTCCTTTATTATTTATTGGATTAGTGTCATTATTACATCTACTTGTTTAA
- a CDS encoding M16 family metallopeptidase has protein sequence MEEIKLRKLENGITLITENISALNTFSMGFFIKTGAINEDKNLNETGISHFIEHLMFKGTKKRTAKEISEYVDFEGGAINAYTARDKTCYYIKMMSSKIDIAIDVLTDMLLNSTFEEENIEKERNVIIEEIKMYDDIPEEVVHDKAMEFAIKGIFSNSISGTAEDLKKITREDIIRYLEKNYVAEKMVIVVSGNIDEEYLYNELNEKLKDFRRINEDRDLDLSYEIMSGENIVKNPSNQIHLCLTTRGVSVDSEMRYPAAIISNILGQGMSSRLFQNIREERGLAYSVYTYLSRFINCGLMTVYVGTTKEDYKEVIELIKKEFSEIKEHGISERELEKAKNKYESAFTFSLESTTSRMNSIASSYLTYGKIITIDEVKEEIKAVTLEDVKKAAQFLFDENYYSTTIVGNL, from the coding sequence ATGGAAGAGATAAAATTAAGAAAACTTGAGAATGGAATCACATTAATAACTGAAAATATATCAGCTTTAAATACTTTTAGTATGGGTTTTTTTATAAAGACTGGTGCAATAAACGAAGATAAAAATTTAAATGAAACAGGTATATCTCATTTTATTGAACATCTAATGTTTAAGGGGACAAAAAAAAGAACGGCAAAAGAAATTTCAGAATATGTTGATTTTGAAGGTGGAGCAATAAATGCTTATACTGCAAGAGATAAAACTTGCTACTATATAAAAATGATGTCATCAAAGATTGATATAGCTATAGATGTTTTAACAGATATGTTGCTAAACTCAACTTTTGAAGAAGAAAATATCGAAAAAGAAAGAAATGTAATTATAGAAGAAATAAAAATGTATGATGATATTCCTGAGGAAGTTGTGCATGATAAAGCTATGGAGTTTGCAATAAAAGGAATTTTTTCAAACTCAATTTCAGGAACTGCTGAAGATTTAAAAAAGATAACAAGAGAAGATATTATAAGATATTTAGAAAAAAATTATGTAGCAGAAAAAATGGTAATTGTTGTTTCTGGAAATATTGATGAAGAATATTTATACAACGAACTAAATGAAAAATTAAAGGATTTTAGAAGAATAAACGAGGACAGGGACTTAGATTTAAGTTATGAAATAATGTCAGGAGAAAATATTGTAAAAAATCCATCAAATCAAATACATTTATGTCTTACAACAAGAGGAGTTTCAGTAGATTCTGAGATGAGATATCCTGCTGCAATTATTTCAAATATTTTAGGTCAAGGAATGAGCTCTAGATTATTTCAAAATATTAGAGAAGAAAGAGGCCTAGCTTATTCAGTATACACATATTTGAGCAGATTTATAAATTGTGGTTTAATGACAGTTTATGTTGGAACTACAAAAGAAGATTATAAAGAAGTTATTGAGCTAATAAAAAAAGAATTTTCTGAAATCAAAGAACATGGAATTTCAGAAAGAGAATTGGAAAAAGCTAAGAACAAATATGAAAGTGCTTTTACTTTTAGTTTAGAAAGTACAACTTCAAGAATGAATAGCATAGCAAGTTCATATTTAACTTATGGGAAAATTATAACTATTGATGAAGTAAAAGAAGAAATAAAAGCCGTAACACTTGAAGATGTGAAAAAGGCAGCTCAATTCTTATTTGATGAAAATTATTATTCAACAACAATAGTTGGGAATTTATAG
- the rodA gene encoding rod shape-determining protein RodA, which translates to MFNNNTHLEKILKFNIFFILNIILIFIMSLSTIYSATLEKTGNFFFKELLWFVIASLVFIMVSLVDYRKYMKYSNQIYIFNLLILASVLVIGTKKLGARRWIDLGGIALQPSEFAKILLIFTFSSFLVKNYSDRYTGFRAMFYSFLHIFPIFFLIAVEPDLGTSLVIILIYGVLLFVNRLEWKCIATVFLSILFIVPLAYKFLLKDYQKDRIDTFLSPEADALGTGWNISQSKIAIGSGEIFGKGFLNNTQGKLRFLPESHTDFIGSVFLEERGFIGGTILILLYIALIGQILYIADKTDDKFGKYVCYGIATIFFFHIFVNMGMIMGIMPVTGLPLLLMSYGGSSLVFSFFMLGIVQSIKIYRNNGGSR; encoded by the coding sequence ATGTTTAATAATAACACGCATTTAGAAAAAATTTTAAAATTTAATATATTTTTTATACTAAATATAATTTTAATATTTATAATGAGCTTATCAACTATTTATAGTGCTACTTTAGAAAAAACAGGAAATTTTTTCTTCAAAGAATTATTATGGTTTGTCATAGCAAGTTTAGTATTTATAATGGTTTCATTGGTAGATTATAGAAAATATATGAAGTATTCTAATCAAATTTATATTTTTAATTTACTTATTTTAGCTTCTGTCTTAGTAATAGGAACTAAAAAATTAGGAGCAAGAAGATGGATAGATTTAGGAGGTATAGCTCTCCAACCATCTGAATTTGCAAAAATATTATTAATTTTTACATTTTCAAGTTTTTTGGTAAAAAATTATTCGGATAGATATACAGGTTTTAGAGCTATGTTCTACAGTTTTTTACATATATTTCCAATATTTTTTTTGATAGCAGTAGAGCCTGATTTAGGTACATCTCTTGTTATTATATTAATCTATGGAGTTTTACTTTTTGTAAATAGATTGGAATGGAAATGTATAGCAACGGTTTTTTTATCAATATTATTTATAGTGCCATTAGCCTATAAATTTTTATTGAAAGATTACCAAAAAGATAGAATAGATACATTTTTATCTCCAGAAGCAGACGCATTAGGAACTGGTTGGAATATAAGCCAATCTAAAATTGCAATAGGTTCAGGAGAGATATTTGGAAAAGGATTTTTAAACAATACTCAAGGAAAACTAAGATTTTTACCGGAATCACATACAGACTTTATAGGTTCAGTATTTTTAGAAGAAAGAGGATTTATTGGAGGAACTATATTAATATTACTTTATATAGCTCTAATAGGACAAATACTATATATTGCAGATAAAACTGATGATAAATTTGGGAAGTATGTTTGTTATGGAATTGCAACAATTTTCTTTTTTCATATTTTTGTAAATATGGGAATGATAATGGGAATTATGCCAGTAACTGGGTTGCCTTTGTTACTTATGAGTTATGGAGGAAGCTCCTTAGTATTTTCCTTTTTTATGTTAGGAATAGTTCAGAGTATAAAAATATACAGAAATAATGGTGGAAGCAGATGA